The genomic stretch TGATGGCAGTGGAAACAATGATTCCATAAGACTGAAAAGCGAGAATCAGTAGATCAATCGCAAAAATTGGCAGAGTGATTTCCAGTCCACTTGCGAAACCATAGCGAACAAGCTTTTTCAGAATCCCAAGGTCCAACTGAAAGCTCTTCAGGATCTGATACTCTGGTAACCGTACTTGCTGAAAATAGATAATCGCTAAAGTGAGTGCACCTGTGAACCAGGCGAAAACCGTCCCGTATCCTGCCCCTGCGATACCAAGCTCTGGAAATCCCAACTTGCCAAAAATCAGCACATAGTTCGCGCCAACGTTGGCAATCGCCATCACAAAGGTGGATAGCAGGATAACTTTGGTTTTGCCCAATCCCCCAAAGTAACTGTTCAAACTATGACGAACCAGGTCTAGGGCAGTCCCAGCCATGAGGATTGTCAGGTAAGTTTTGGCCTGAACCACCTCTCCGTCGGAGAGCCCTGCTGTTGCGAGCAACCATTTCCCAACGGGAATGAGTGCCAGAATAATCGGAACACTTAGACAACTAAATAAAATGCTTTGAGTGAGCACCCTAGGACAGTTTTGGTGCTGATTTGCCCCAAAATATTGAGCCACCAAGGCCGTACTGAAGCCAATGATTCCGATAAAAAAAGAGACAAATGCAAAAGAGGTAAACCCCCCACTCAAACATGCATTCATGGCCTCGGCACTGACTTGCTTCAAATACAACCGATCAATAAACATCAGCATTGCCTCCGTTGAAGTAGAAATCATCAACGGAAAAGCAATGTGGATCATCGGTTTGATACCACCTCGGCCCTGGAGTGCCTTTGTTAATTTGGTAAAGGGACTTTGGATTAGATCTGCTCTGTCGAGGGGATTGAATGGGTTATAAATCTAACTGCAACAAATTGACGAAAGAAGAAATTGGGAAGCAATCCAATATTTCCATTTGATCAATTAGTTTTGTCAAGTCTCATGAGATATATCAATGACGATTAAGATTCGCCCAATGGGAAGCTACAATTGCCCGAGGCAAACACTGATTGACTGAAAAAGGTCTAAATAATGAATGTGGACCAGAACCAATCCATCCAAACACTCCAGGAAATTCATGAAATTATTGGCAATACTCACA from SAR324 cluster bacterium encodes the following:
- a CDS encoding MATE family efflux transporter, which codes for MIHIAFPLMISTSTEAMLMFIDRLYLKQVSAEAMNACLSGGFTSFAFVSFFIGIIGFSTALVAQYFGANQHQNCPRVLTQSILFSCLSVPIILALIPVGKWLLATAGLSDGEVVQAKTYLTILMAGTALDLVRHSLNSYFGGLGKTKVILLSTFVMAIANVGANYVLIFGKLGFPELGIAGAGYGTVFAWFTGALTLAIIYFQQVRLPEYQILKSFQLDLGILKKLVRYGFASGLEITLPIFAIDLLILAFQSYGIIVSTAITVAFTWIHTLFIPVIGLEIGTMSLTGRFVGARDPDAATDSVFSGLLLASIYALVVSLACLLMTPMKIGIFLEPDSLTETVDLATWGTQLNAFLMFILAWSAILGGALRGVGDTYGAMTIFAAFWWFQYLLVLMLIRIFEFTPSEVLAIHAFSSPILCLAMLVRFRSGAWRKLELVSA